GACCCTGGACCGTCAGGACCCGCCGCACAGGCATTGTTGCATGCTCCGCAATGCGCCGCGTTGTCCTCGACGCGCACGCATTTGCCATCGCACAAGTCTTCCCCGGACAAGCACCCGTGAACGAACGGTCCCGACCCTGGCCCCGACGAGCTCGAATCACCACCATCACCACCCGCACCCAGGTTCGATGGCGATTCGCTGCACCCGGTAATCAAAAGCGCCAAACCCATCATCGACACGGTAAGCACTGCGGAAAACACTGTCATGATGCCCAATCTATCACGACGCTCGTGCCATGACATTCTCTCTTGAGATTGCGTATGATCCATGTATTCTCGGCTCATGCGACATCGGTTCGCGCCCATCCTTCTATCCTTCGTGGCGCTTGCAAGCTGCGTGGGTGTCATCGGCGATCAGGAACAAGGGAACACATACAGCTCCACGGGAGCTCTCTTCGTACCTGCCGAAGCCACGCTTCATCGCTTGACGCGCCCGCAACTGCAAAACGCGTGGCTCGACCTTTTCGGCGAACCCCTCGTGGCTCCGGCCGATCTTCCCGCAGACGATGTGCTCTACAACTTTTCGTCCATCTCGGCTGCGCGCAGCACCATTTCGCCTGTCGACGCCGAGAAGTACGAGAATGCAACCTACGCGGTGCTCGATCAGGTGTTTGCCAGCGCCGCGCGCCGCGATGCGCTCGTCGGATGCCCCGCCGGCGTCGTCGATGATCCTTGCGTGCGCCAATTCATTACCGCATTTACCTCGCGCGCCTGGCGAAGACCCGTCGCGAATGCCGAAGTCGATACGCTTCATGCGCTTGCCAAGGACATTGCCGGGCAGCTCGGCGACGGCTCGCACGGCATCAAGTACATGCTCGCCGCGGTATTGCAATCGCCGCATTTCCTTTTCCGCGTCGACATTGGCGAAATGGGCCCCGATACGTACCGGTATTCGAGCTGGGAGATGGCCAGCCGGTTGTCCTTTCTTTTGCATGACGCCCCACCCGATGAAGCGCTACGAACGGCAGCGCAGAATGGCGAATTGACGTCGCCCGAAGGCATTCGCGCGCATGCCCAGCGGCTTTTGGACGATCCAAGGGCCCGCGCGACGCTCGTTCGGTTTTTCCGCGACTTCATGAGCCTCTCCAAGCTCGATCACCTCGACAAACTGCCCGACAAGTTCCCGCAGCTTTCGGCCACGCTCGGTCCTTCCATGCGCATGCAGATGGAACGGATGTTCGAGCAGAACGTATTCGAGCGCCAGGGGGATTTCCGCGAGCTTTTTACGACGCGCGATACCTACGTCAACGAGGACCTTGCGCGCATTTACGGAATGGATGGCATCACGGGCCTCGAATGGGTCCCCGTCACTTTGCCCGACGATGGACGTCGCCCCGGCATTTTGACGACGCCCGGCTTTTTGGCATTGAATGCCCACAAGAGCCAAACGTCGCCCACGCATCGCGGGCGATTCATCCGCGTCAATCTGTTTTGCCAGGACATACCTCCGCCTCCACCTGGAATCAATACGACGCTACCCGAGCCTGATCCGGGCGCACCGACGACGTTGCGTGTAAGGCTCGACGAACATCGCACGAATCCGCAATGCGCTGGATGCCACGAACGAATGGATCCCATCGGTTTCGCATTCGAATCGTACGACGCGATTGGTGTTCATCGCGAAGTCGACGAAAATGGCCTCGCCATTGATACCAAGACCGTCGTGGAAGAAACCCATCTCGATGGCGCCCATGACATGGCGGCGCTCGTTGCATCGCTGCCGAACGTGGGCGCATGCATTGCGCGAAGGTTTTACGAGCATGCTGGGGCGCACTTGGCGGGCAGCACCGACGAAGCTGCCGTCGAATCGCTCGTGGATGATTTCGTCGCGGGTGATTATTCATTCAAGCAGCTCGTCTTGGCGCTCGTCACGAACGAGGGGTATCGCCTCGCCAGCCCTGCTTCGACGAAAGAGGTGCAGCCGTGAAAAGTCGTATTCGTCCTTCGCGCCGCATGTTTTTGCGCGGGGTGCTCGGCGGCGCTGCCGTCGCCGTGGGGTTGCCCTTATTCGACTTCATGTTGAACGACAATGGCGATGCGCTCGCCAGCGGTGATGAAATCCCGACGCGTTTCGGCCTGTGGTTTTTTGGCAATGGCGTGCACCTCCCCACGTGGACGCCGCCGAATGTCGGCCCGGATTGGAACGTTCCGCCGGATTATGCGCTCGCTGCGCTTCTGCCGCTCAAGGAATACGTCAGCGTCATCAGTGGATTGTCCGTCAAAACCCCGCGTCATCCGCATCATTCCGGCATGAGCGCCGTGTGTTCGGGTGGACCTCATTTGAAGATCGACGACGTGCGCGATACCATCGTTTCGACGATGAAGTATCCGAGCATCGATCAGGTCGCGGCGCAATATTACCAATCGCTCGCGCCGAGCCCATACAAATCGCTGGAAGCCGCGGTGACTCGTTTTCGAGGCACCGACGAAGGAACGTCGTTTCAGCATTTGTCGCACAATGGCAGTTCGGCCGGAGAAACCAACGTCAACCCATCCGAGGAATCACCGCACGCATTTTTCGCGCGCATTTTTAATACGGAAACGGCCGGGCCGCTCGTTGCCAAAGCCCGCTCCAGCGTGCTCGATGCCGTGGGTGGTCAAATCAAAACATTGCAAGGCAAGCTCGGCAGCAAGGACAAACAGCGCCTCGAACAACACTTGACGAGCATTTCGGAAATTCAATCCAGGTTGACCATTCCGACGGCGCAATGCACCAAGCCTGCGGATCCGGGGGAATTCCCCGACATTGCATCGAACGAGCAGATCACCGAGAAAAACAAGGCCATGAGCGACCTCATGACGCTCGCGCTCACATGTGGCCTCACGAGGTCATTTTCGATCATGTATTCGACATGCGGTTCGGGCGCCGTGTTTTGGATGGTTGGAGCGACCGACGGGCAGCATTACATGAATCACACCGAACCTGCGCCGTACACGAAGCAGCAGGAGGCCATGCGGTTTACGATGAAACAATTGGCCTACTTCTTGGAAACGCTCAAGAACACGCCCGAAGGCGCGGGCAATTTGCTCGACCATTGCTCCATCTTCGTGTCGAGCGAACACGCCGAAGGTTGGAGCCACGAGCAGGACGACATGCCCATGCTCGTTTGCGGCAAAGGCGGCGGCCGATTAAAGGGTAACGTCCATGCGCGGCTCGTGGGTGCCAACGTCAGTATGGGGCCCTTCACGGCATTGCGCGGCGCGGGCCTTCCGCTCAACACATTCGGGCACGAAGAAGGTCACGTGACGAGCCCGGTTACCGAGCTTCTGACGGGATGACCGCGTCCTCCGCGTAGAAGCCGGCAAGGACGATAAGCTGCGCTCGGCCGCGAAATTGTCGAAAATCGTGGACACGCATGTCCGTGTCGGGCTACGGTCGCCCACTTCGAGCATTTCTCGGGAGGGCAGCTCATGTCCAGTGTGCGGACCGTCGATTTCAATGCATTACCTCAACACATACGCGAAAGACTCGTCGCGTCTTTCAAGAAAACCGGATGGCCGCAGCCCATCCTTTCGGACACCCCGTCCTTTGGTTGCGCCGCTTTTGGCTGGGGATTTCTGGCGCTCATGGGGATCACCACCAGTTTGGGCGCGCTTCTTTCTGGTTTTGGCGATCGCCGCCAAGGTCCGGCCGCCATTCTCGCCCATGGATTGGGTGCCGCCCTCGTCATCGTCTCCGTCCTCATGATCGTCCGCGGCGTGCTCCTTCGCCGATCATTGCCGTTTCCGCCCGGCAGATACATGCTCCCGCTCGATTTCATCGTTGCGACCGAGCGAATGCTCAAAATCATTCCGATGTCGTCGCTCGTCAATTTTCAGGGCGTCCATCAGCATACCAACGGAGCGTATACCGGCACGACGTTGACCTTCACGTTCGAAGGCAACATCAGCGAAAGCATCACGGTCCAGGGCAAACACATTGCCGAGCAAGCCATGGGCATGCTGCAGCAATCGCAAGCGGAGGTTCGCGCGGCCGCGCAAGCGCGCGACGCAACCGTCCTTCAGCGTTTGGATCCTTTTTTCGAGATCCGAATGAATGAAGCGTGGAACCAGCTCGCGCCTCAATCCAATGAAGTCCCCGCCCCGTCTGCTCGATCGCTCCCGGGTTTCTTGTCGAGCAAGGCCGTTTGGGGCATTGCATTCGCTGCCATCCCGTTCATCGGCGTGCCCCTTTGGGGCGTATGGAACATCGTCAGTGACGAGGTCATGTTTTCCAAGGCCAAGACGAAAGACAGCGTCTACGGATACGAGGGTTACCTCTATACGGGCAAGCGCCACGAAAACGAAGTTCGTACGGATCTATTGCCCAAGGCCGCATTCAAAGAAGCGAAGAAAAAGGGCACGGTCACGGCACTTCGCGACGTATTGAAAAAGTATCCGGCCAGTGTCGTCGACGCGGATACGCGCAA
Above is a window of Polyangiaceae bacterium DNA encoding:
- a CDS encoding DUF1552 domain-containing protein; this translates as MKSRIRPSRRMFLRGVLGGAAVAVGLPLFDFMLNDNGDALASGDEIPTRFGLWFFGNGVHLPTWTPPNVGPDWNVPPDYALAALLPLKEYVSVISGLSVKTPRHPHHSGMSAVCSGGPHLKIDDVRDTIVSTMKYPSIDQVAAQYYQSLAPSPYKSLEAAVTRFRGTDEGTSFQHLSHNGSSAGETNVNPSEESPHAFFARIFNTETAGPLVAKARSSVLDAVGGQIKTLQGKLGSKDKQRLEQHLTSISEIQSRLTIPTAQCTKPADPGEFPDIASNEQITEKNKAMSDLMTLALTCGLTRSFSIMYSTCGSGAVFWMVGATDGQHYMNHTEPAPYTKQQEAMRFTMKQLAYFLETLKNTPEGAGNLLDHCSIFVSSEHAEGWSHEQDDMPMLVCGKGGGRLKGNVHARLVGANVSMGPFTALRGAGLPLNTFGHEEGHVTSPVTELLTG
- a CDS encoding DUF1592 domain-containing protein, with the protein product MRHRFAPILLSFVALASCVGVIGDQEQGNTYSSTGALFVPAEATLHRLTRPQLQNAWLDLFGEPLVAPADLPADDVLYNFSSISAARSTISPVDAEKYENATYAVLDQVFASAARRDALVGCPAGVVDDPCVRQFITAFTSRAWRRPVANAEVDTLHALAKDIAGQLGDGSHGIKYMLAAVLQSPHFLFRVDIGEMGPDTYRYSSWEMASRLSFLLHDAPPDEALRTAAQNGELTSPEGIRAHAQRLLDDPRARATLVRFFRDFMSLSKLDHLDKLPDKFPQLSATLGPSMRMQMERMFEQNVFERQGDFRELFTTRDTYVNEDLARIYGMDGITGLEWVPVTLPDDGRRPGILTTPGFLALNAHKSQTSPTHRGRFIRVNLFCQDIPPPPPGINTTLPEPDPGAPTTLRVRLDEHRTNPQCAGCHERMDPIGFAFESYDAIGVHREVDENGLAIDTKTVVEETHLDGAHDMAALVASLPNVGACIARRFYEHAGAHLAGSTDEAAVESLVDDFVAGDYSFKQLVLALVTNEGYRLASPASTKEVQP